Proteins encoded by one window of bacterium BMS3Abin11:
- the pcm_1 gene encoding protein-L-isoaspartate O-methyltransferase, translated as MELIKIIEQEVRQTSRELDKTELDPRVMKAIATVPRHEFVPPEEESDAYQNRPLPIGYGQTISQPYIVAIMTDMLNLKPDSKVLELGTGSGYQAAILSELAGEVYTIEIVEPLGLLAKERLQRLGYDNVTTKVGDGYYGWEEHAPFDAIIVTAAASHIPPPLIKQLKTGGRMIVPVGSHFMTQQLLVVDKLADQKVVSRQVLPVVFVPVTGKH; from the coding sequence ATGGAATTGATCAAAATCATTGAACAAGAAGTCAGGCAAACCAGTCGTGAACTGGACAAGACCGAGCTCGATCCCCGTGTGATGAAGGCGATCGCGACTGTGCCGCGCCACGAGTTTGTGCCACCGGAAGAAGAGTCCGATGCCTATCAGAATCGTCCGTTGCCAATTGGCTATGGGCAAACCATTTCACAGCCATATATTGTCGCAATAATGACAGACATGCTGAATCTAAAACCGGATAGCAAGGTGCTGGAATTAGGTACGGGCTCCGGCTACCAGGCAGCCATACTAAGTGAACTGGCGGGTGAGGTTTATACGATCGAAATCGTCGAACCGCTCGGGCTGCTGGCGAAGGAGCGCCTGCAGCGCCTGGGATATGATAATGTCACCACAAAGGTGGGTGATGGTTATTACGGCTGGGAGGAGCATGCCCCGTTTGATGCCATTATCGTGACAGCTGCAGCAAGTCATATTCCGCCGCCATTGATCAAGCAGTTGAAGACCGGCGGCCGCATGATCGTACCGGTCGGAAGCCATTTCATGACACAGCAGCTGCTGGTGGTTGATAAGCTTGCAGATCAGAAGGTGGTCAGCAGACAGGTCCTGCCGGTGGTGTTCGTACCGGTCACTGGCAAACATTAG
- a CDS encoding DsrE/DsrF-like family protein: protein MTGILKKIIPVLLLIFPTSLFAEGATYTETPYKEPRVVFDFYFNEPEDINSALYWVRTYMNTLMDEPYNMAPEMMDLVIVIRGMEIVTVAKKNYQRYKAAVDRMRYFSMLGVKFKVCGLAAKDYGYALEDFQDFVEVVPSAINELVYWQQQGYVLMQPTILSKKYSVEEIR from the coding sequence TTGACCGGCATTCTAAAAAAGATTATTCCTGTCTTACTGCTTATATTCCCTACTTCTCTTTTCGCCGAGGGTGCGACTTACACCGAGACACCCTACAAAGAACCCCGTGTAGTATTCGATTTTTATTTTAATGAACCGGAGGATATTAACTCCGCCCTGTACTGGGTGCGGACATACATGAATACCCTGATGGACGAGCCTTATAATATGGCGCCGGAAATGATGGATCTGGTGATTGTGATACGCGGTATGGAAATCGTCACGGTGGCAAAGAAAAACTATCAGCGTTATAAGGCAGCGGTAGATCGAATGCGATATTTCTCTATGCTAGGGGTCAAGTTCAAGGTCTGTGGCCTGGCGGCAAAAGATTACGGCTATGCACTGGAAGATTTTCAGGATTTTGTTGAAGTTGTCCCATCAGCCATTAATGAGCTTGTATACTGGCAGCAGCAGGGTTATGTATTGATGCAGCCGACCATATTGTCTAAGAAATACAGTGTTGAAGAGATTCGCTGA
- a CDS encoding chromosomal replication initiation protein — MPRPQRIEYEGAFHHVMNRGRGRRVIFHNDEYFNAFLETLQEASQRFDAVIHAYCLMTNHYHLLIETPKANLSRIMRHINGVYTQRHNRIRGTDGPLFRGRFKSVLVDEDAYLLQLSRYIHRNPVETKKPLVSQLVDYPWSSYPAYINKSKCPEWLYRDKTYEMLGLRRKYQGYQEYVTQGVDEDILRFYSKGNILSVLGDREFRKAVREECEETDLAKLRVALQDRPSGKEIVVQVAKIFNVSTGSITKKLKYRRTANPARAFAMYVCQEYGNMSLRDIKQLFGLGHTGSASFSIDKIRQELERGEWKKEVKKLEKFFYMVK; from the coding sequence ATGCCCAGACCTCAGCGAATTGAATATGAAGGAGCGTTTCATCATGTCATGAACCGTGGTCGAGGTCGCAGGGTCATCTTTCATAATGATGAGTACTTCAACGCTTTTCTTGAAACCCTGCAGGAAGCCAGTCAACGTTTTGATGCAGTCATTCATGCTTACTGCCTGATGACAAATCATTACCACTTACTGATAGAAACCCCCAAAGCAAACCTGAGCCGTATCATGAGGCATATAAATGGGGTCTATACGCAACGACATAACCGTATACGTGGGACGGATGGCCCACTTTTCAGAGGACGGTTCAAGTCAGTTCTGGTTGATGAGGATGCCTACCTGCTGCAACTCTCACGATACATTCACCGTAATCCTGTAGAAACAAAGAAACCCCTGGTCAGCCAGCTGGTTGATTACCCTTGGTCGAGTTACCCGGCCTATATCAATAAATCGAAATGCCCTGAATGGCTATATCGGGATAAAACTTATGAGATGCTGGGACTGAGAAGAAAGTACCAGGGATACCAGGAATATGTTACACAAGGAGTAGACGAGGATATTCTTCGGTTCTATAGCAAAGGGAATATTTTGTCAGTATTGGGTGATCGGGAATTTAGGAAAGCAGTTCGTGAAGAATGCGAAGAAACCGACCTGGCAAAACTTAGAGTAGCCCTGCAAGACAGACCTTCGGGAAAGGAGATAGTAGTACAGGTAGCTAAAATCTTTAATGTGTCAACAGGCTCAATTACAAAAAAGTTGAAATACCGACGTACAGCAAATCCTGCCAGAGCTTTCGCTATGTATGTTTGCCAGGAATATGGCAATATGAGTTTGAGAGATATCAAGCAGTTGTTTGGCCTCGGTCACACTGGCAGTGCATCATTTTCGATAGATAAGATCAGACAAGAGTTAGAGAGAGGCGAGTGGAAAAAGGAAGTAAAAAAATTAGAAAAATTCTTTTACATGGTCAAATAG
- the dgkA_1 gene encoding diacylglycerol kinase yields the protein MVNKGVTGIRRIINAAGYSYAGLVATLKNEAAFRQELALVAILVPVAFWFGEGSVEKALLVSSLLLILIVELINSAIESVIDRIGSEQHELSGRAKDIGSAAVFLALLNAAVIWAFLLLI from the coding sequence ATGGTTAATAAGGGCGTTACCGGCATCAGACGAATTATCAACGCAGCGGGTTATTCGTATGCTGGCTTAGTAGCTACGCTTAAGAATGAAGCGGCATTCCGTCAGGAACTGGCGCTCGTAGCCATTCTTGTACCGGTGGCGTTCTGGTTTGGTGAAGGTAGTGTAGAAAAGGCTTTGCTTGTTTCTTCCCTGTTGCTGATATTAATTGTAGAACTGATCAATTCAGCTATTGAAAGCGTTATAGATCGTATCGGCAGTGAGCAGCACGAACTCTCTGGTCGGGCTAAAGATATTGGCTCGGCGGCAGTCTTTCTTGCCCTGCTTAATGCTGCAGTTATCTGGGCTTTTTTACTGCTGATTTAG
- the argE gene encoding acetylornithine deacetylase — protein MPIPSFYPLPDTLTMMRELISCPSVSSISPDIDMSNLAVIEKLAGWLEDMDFSVEVLPLKDSPTKANLVAILGQGQGGLVLAGHTDTVSFDEQLWKSNPLALTEADNRLYGMGTSDMKSFFALVITAARRFSVSDLKHPLVIAATADEESTMSGARQLAASGRLQSGRVVIGEPTGLRPVHMHKGMIMESVHVHGRSGHSSDPALGANAMEGMHEVISEIRKWRAELQQRFQNPQFNVPVPTLNLGRIFGGDNPNRICGDCELHFDLRPLPGMLVDELLAELQPRLNAAVSEAALDITLKPLMKPVPPFAAKEDSEIVAAAEQLTGVLAESAAYSTEAPFFQGAGLDVVILGPGNIAQAHQPDEYLALDRVQPMIDVLEGLIRRFCVA, from the coding sequence ATGCCTATACCGTCATTCTATCCCTTGCCCGACACCCTGACCATGATGCGTGAACTAATTTCCTGCCCATCAGTCAGCAGTATTAGTCCTGATATCGATATGAGTAATCTCGCAGTAATTGAGAAACTGGCGGGCTGGCTGGAGGATATGGATTTTTCAGTAGAGGTTCTACCGCTGAAGGACTCCCCCACAAAAGCAAATTTGGTCGCTATACTGGGTCAGGGGCAGGGTGGTCTGGTGTTGGCGGGCCATACTGATACGGTATCGTTCGATGAACAGCTGTGGAAATCTAATCCTCTGGCGCTGACCGAAGCAGATAATCGTTTATATGGCATGGGCACGTCAGATATGAAGTCTTTCTTTGCTCTGGTTATAACGGCTGCACGGAGATTTTCGGTTAGTGATCTGAAACACCCCCTTGTCATCGCCGCTACAGCTGATGAAGAATCGACCATGAGCGGTGCCCGTCAGCTGGCAGCCAGTGGGCGGTTGCAGAGCGGGCGAGTGGTAATCGGTGAACCGACCGGACTGCGGCCAGTACATATGCACAAGGGCATGATAATGGAATCGGTGCATGTACACGGCCGTTCCGGTCATTCAAGTGACCCCGCACTGGGTGCCAATGCGATGGAGGGCATGCACGAAGTTATCAGTGAGATAAGAAAATGGCGAGCTGAGTTACAACAGCGTTTTCAGAATCCTCAATTCAACGTGCCGGTACCGACCTTGAATCTGGGGCGGATATTTGGCGGCGACAACCCGAATCGCATTTGTGGCGACTGTGAACTGCATTTCGATCTGCGTCCTCTGCCCGGTATGCTGGTGGATGAATTGCTGGCAGAGTTACAGCCGCGCCTGAATGCCGCTGTCAGTGAAGCAGCTCTCGATATAACATTAAAGCCGCTAATGAAACCTGTACCACCTTTTGCAGCGAAAGAAGACTCAGAAATTGTTGCAGCTGCAGAACAGTTGACCGGTGTCCTGGCTGAATCAGCCGCCTATTCGACAGAAGCACCTTTTTTTCAGGGGGCTGGTCTTGATGTCGTCATACTCGGGCCTGGTAATATCGCCCAGGCTCATCAACCGGATGAATATCTGGCCCTGGACAGGGTGCAACCGATGATTGATGTACTGGAAGGTCTGATTCGACGATTTTGTGTTGCTTAA